ACCGGCTATCGGGTCTACATATAAATCTTTCACCCCATCAATACCGGCAAGCGCCTGTTTCATACGGTTAGCCAGCACATTGATGGTATCCAGGTTTTGCCCGTACACTTTCAGCCCCACATCGGTACGAATACCGGTAGAAAGCATATTGATTCGGTTAATGATGGGCTGTGTCCAACCGTTCACTACGCCAGGAATTTGCAGTTTATTGTTGAGCTCATTGATGATACCCGCTTTGTCAATCCCCTTACGCCATTGATCACGCGGTTTGAGCAGAATGATCGTTTCGGTCATGCTGATGGGCGAATTATCTGTTGCGGTACTTGCACGACCTGCTTTTCCCAGTACATCGGCTACCTCGGGCACACTTTTGATGATCTTATCCTGCACTTGCAATAGCTGCTTGGCTTGTGCATTGGAAACATCAGGTTGGGTAACCGGCATAAACAGAATGGTACCCTCGTCCAGCGGCGGCATAAACTCGCTACCTAATGAAACTAATAGCGGTATGCTAACGATAAGCGCAATGATATTAATGGCTAATGTAGTTTTACGCCAGCGCATGCACCAATCCAAAATAGGCCGGTAAAGCTTTTCAAGTCCACGATTAAGTGGATTGCGTTCATCGCTTCTCAGCTTTCCTTTCAGAAAAAAGGAGATCAGCACAGGTGTCAGCGTAACGGCGAGAATAGCGTCAATGGCGAGAATGAATGTTTTTGTCCAGGCAAGCGGGCCGAACAGTTTTCCTTCCTGCCCATGTAGCAGAAAAACCGGTAGAAAAGAAGTAACGATGATGAGTGTGGAAAAGAACACACCGCGCCCCACCTGCTTGCAGGAGCGTTCAATAATGCCTATTCTGTCTAATACGTTAGGTTTACCCGCCAGCGAGAGATTACGGTGGGAGTTTTCGACCATCACAATGCCATTGTCCACGATCACCCCGATAGCCAATGCAATACCCGTTAATGACATGATATTGGAACTGATACCGAACGCATTGAGGAGGATAAAACTTACCGCAACAGTGATGGGTATCTGGATAATAATGCTCAGCGCGCTACGCCAGCTGAAAAGAAACAAGATCACGATCAGCGATACGGTGACCATTTCCTCGATCAGTGTATGTTTAACCGAACTGACCGCGTTTTCGATCAATTCGCTACGGTCATAAGCGATGTGAAATTTAACGCCGTCCGGCAAACCTTTTTGCAGGTCAGCCATTTTAGCCTTCACATTATGGATCACCTCATCGGCATTTTCGCCGTAGCGCATCACCACTATACCCCCAACGGCTTCGCCATCGCCATTACGGTCAAAGATACCCAGACGCTCGTCTCCCCCCATCTGCACACTGGCAATATCTTTCAACGTCACCGGAACCGTATTATTAACACCTACCGGAATATTTTCTACATCGGCCAGGGTTTTGATATAACCCAACCCCCGAACGATGTAGCCCGTACCGTTCATTTCGAACTTGCGGCCGCCCACATCGTTATTGTTACTCTTGATGGAACGCAGTACCTGAGACAGCTGTATGCGGTAATAGTTTAGTTTATTGGGATCGATATTGACCTGGTATTGTTTCTCAAAACCACCGAATGAAGCCACTTCGCTCACGCCGGGAACGGTTTGCAAACCGAGTTTAACATACCAATCCTGCAAAGCACGCTGCTCGCCCAGATCCATGCCTTTGGCATCCAGCGTGTACCAGAGAATGTGGCCTACCCCCGTACCATCCGGCCCGAGCGTAGGCGTTACTCCTTGCGGCAATAGCCGCTGCGCATAGTTCAAGCGCTCCAGTACACGGCTGCGCGCCCAGTACACATCGGCTTTATCGTCAAAAACGATATACACAAAGCTCATCCCAAACATGGATGTTGCGCGAATGGCTTTAACCTTGGGGATGCCCTGTAAGTTACTCACCAACGGGTAAGTTACCTGGTCTTCCATCAGCTGTGGGCTGCGCCCCGCCCATTCGGTAAACACGATCACCTGGTTGTCTGACAAGTCTGGAATGGCATCCACCGGGTTTTGGGTGATCGACCAGACGCCCCAGCCAAACAGACCGGCCGCCAGCAGCAGCACAATATACCTGTGTTTTAAAGCCAGGCTTATAAGTTGATTAATCATCGTAATAAAAGAATAAACCGGCAGGCCGAAACCTGCCGGTGCTGTTACTGCTTACATTTTCATTTTTTCAGCCGGTTTCTTTTTGGTGTCGGCTTTTTTCACCAGCGTCATACCACATTTCGGGCATTTGCCGGGTTTGTCTGAGAGCACTTCCGGGTGCATGGTACAGGTGTACTGCACTTTAACCGGCTTTGCTTTTTTGGTCGTATCGACGGCAACTTTACCGGTGGTTGGGTTTGCGGCAAAAACAGTTACAGCAGAAAACAGGATGGCTGCTGCCATAAGCATTACTTTTTTCATGGTTTTAAAGATTATATGTTGGATGATTAATTTGTATCCTGTATGGCCCGGCGGGCTTGCACCAATCCTGCTGAAAAAGCAGGGCAAACCGTATATTGGTAGTTTCCATTTTCGAAACATTTAAGCAGATCAAGGCCTGCTAAAGAGGCAATGAACTGAACAATAAAAAATAAGATAAATAATGGAGTGTCTTTAATGCCGGAGCAGCATTAAAAACCGGAAGGGAAGATTACCGGAAACTATCAGATTCTGAAATTGGCGTAAAGGAGATAAAGCGGGTTTCGATGGACAGGTGGGGCCTGGCTGTCGTAAACGTTCATCACCGGCGATTCGGCCCGTTCAGGAGCAACCGGAACAAAAAATACGGGAGCTATAACAGCAACTGAATTTTTGAAATCCAATACCGTTTTGGCCGAAAAATGATTATCCTTTACTTTAAACGTAGTCTTAACGGTCTTGCAGCAATTATCAGCCTTAGCGGCTTTAACTTCCTTGTTACCGCTATCGCCTATGGCGTAGGTGGTATTAGCCAGTTTACCGCAGCAATAAAAACGCTCTACGCTCATCCCTAAACTGGATAGCGTATAAAGCAGCGTTAAAATGAGTAATGCGGTACGTTTCACGATGTAAAGTTAGTTTTTTGTTTGCTGTTTCAAAAATAGGCGGTGCCGATTAAATTTTTATGTGCAGAATAAAGGTCATGAATCCGTTGCATCTGTGAAATCTTTTACTGAGGCGCGGTGACATAATCGGCATCACTATTGTAACATTTCTTATCAATAAGGTAGTTCATTATTTTACTATCAAATGTTAATGAAGATACTTCCTCCGGGCCTCCTGTCATTAGTTTCTTGTTTAAATCTACCTGTAGAAAATATCCATTACGAGTCGAACCATTGTCATGGTCGATGAAAGAGAATGATAAGTAGACAATCTTGCTTTTTATACTATCAATACCAACTCTATATTTTAACGCTCTTTTATCTATTGAACTCGACTTGATTAATAAAATCATTAAACTATCGCAAGTAAGTTTACCATAATCAAGATTAACCGCATCGCTTTTCTTAACCCTTAGAGCTAAATTTTGATCCGTTTTGAGGGTATCCTTATTATAAATTTTTTTAAATGAATCCTCTTGAAGTGCTGACGTTGTTATATTCTTATTTGAATATCTACACCCCAAACACATTAAAAGTAATATTGCCGTTATTTTATTTTTCATAGTTGATAAAACTATTTACAATTGTTGGTTTATATCCAGCCATGTGCTGATTATAAAGCCGTTGATCACTCCATACCAAGGAGCAGGGTTTCCATTCTGTCATTAGATTTGCTATTTTCGGATTCACGTTAAATCTTTCTCTAAACCCTTTATCATGCCACAAACACCTGCTTTATTTTTCAAACTAACATTCCTGTTGCTTATTACCTCTATAGGTGCCAAGGCCGACTTGCTTGATAGTGTTAAAGAAAAAACAAAACAGCTAAATGACTTAAAAGACGTTTACCGGGCATTTAATATTAAGAATATCATTGCCGACCAGCAAGAATTTATTGAACTCTCTGTGGATGAAGCGAAAGCATACAACTCTAGGTTATTAAGAGATTATATCAAAACTTGCGATAGTTTAAAGCACGTTCATTTTTTTGATAACTCATTGAGTGCTCAAGTCGGCAGCTATTTAGCATCTACCATACAAAATTACAGGGTCGGAATACAATATGGCATCGGTTCTGCTGCATTTAAGAAGGATGCTAAAAGATGCAGCTCTGAATCTAACAAGTACATGTCTTATTTAATAAAATCATATCCAATGAACCATTTTGTTGATTTGACAGAAAAGGAATATTGGGGGACTGTAAATAAAGACAACTACATTAAATCGGCAGAGTATACGTCCTATAAAAGCTTAAAGAAGACCAACGTCAAAGCCGGAATAGCTCTGTTAACGACCATTGCAAACCATACTGCTAATTTCCAGGAGCACTCGATCTATGAAATAGAGATCGCCGATCAATATGTGAAACATTCCGATATATTGGATGACGATGCTCAAAATATTGCGATTAACAAATACAAAGCTATTTTAGACAAGGGCAAATATTCCATCTATCTATTTGAAAGCTGGGTAAAATGGCGATGTGTTTTGCAGCAAACTAACGGCCTGTCAAAATCGTCGGACATTCCAAACGATCTATACAACGAGCTACGGGAAAAAACTGCACTAATTATTCTTAATACCATTGCCGCCGACCCTAAAAACAAGATGGCAATCAATCAGTTTTTAGATATCGCTACCCATGATATTGTAAGACGTTTTGGAGAATATCCCTACGGAAACCAAAACACGGTTGAATATCATGAAATATTCGATGAGAAAAAGTAAGGCTATAGTTTTAATCCCATAACCAAAAAGTTACCATAACCCTATCCCCTATTTCACCAAACACACGCACCTTTGCAGCCATCATAAAAACACTGACTCTGCCAGATGCGTAAGAAATCAATCCTCATAATTATCACCTGTCTTTTCACACTAAAATGCTTCGCACAAAATACTGCTGATACAACAGCTAATGCGCTCTCCTTTCCTAGTACCACAGGGCCACTTACCCCAAACCCTACTCCTTTTAAATTTGACAAGATCTATATCTCGGGCGTGGTGAGCGGATTAGCGCAAGCCCAGAACAATGTAGCCAGAGGCGATAAGGCACTGCAAACAGACATCAGCAACGCCCAAATCTTCATTCAGAAAAACACGGGACTGATTCAGTTTTTTATTGAGGCCGGCGCCTATTCTCAGCCCGATTTGGGGGTTCCTTATTTACGGTCGGGATTGAATGAAGCCGCATTTTATGGCATCATCCCACAGGGGTATCTGGAGATTGCCCCATCGGATAACTTCTCTTTTATGATTGGCAAGCTGGCTGCGTTTATGGGTGCCGAGCCTACGTTTTCGTTCCAGAACATGAATATTCAGCGCGGTTTGTTGTGGGATCAGAGCAACTCAGTTAACCGGGGCATCCAGGTCAATTACTCGGCCGGACCAATCGCCATCGCGCTCTCCTATAATGACGGTTTCTATTCCAACAAATACAACTGGCTCTCGGGCACGCTTACCTATGCGCTTGATAAAGCCAATACCTTTGTGCTGATGGGCGGCGGTAGTTTAAGCCGAACCAATATTTCCACCTCGGCAACGCCGCTGTATCAGAATAACGGGCAGGGCTACAATTTAATTTACACCCATACTGCTGGCTCCTTCACTATTCTGCCATATTTACAATACACAGTGGTGCCCAAGTCGGCTTTGCTCAACACAGCGCAAACTGCTAAAACATATTCTGCTGCCCTATTGGTTAACTATTCGGTACCTCACACTGGGTTTAGTTTGCCGGTCCGGGTAGAGTATGTTAAAACAACAGGAAGCGCAGCGCAGGGAGCACCCAACCTGATGTATGGCGTGGGCAGCAACGCATGGTCTGCCACGGTTACGCCCACCTATCAATACAAACGCGTATTTGTGCGCTCGGAGTTTTCTTACGTGCGGGCCGGAAATATCACCAGCGGAATGGCTTTCGGCCCCGAGGGTAACGACGCCATGCAGAGCAGGGTATTGTTAGAAACCGGATTTATATTCTAATGAATCCGGTTTCTAACCAACAACACCTTAGTAATCAATATCAAATCCCTGCAGCATCAACCGGTTTCCAGGCGACACCGTGCCCGTATGCTGCAAGCCAGCACCACCAAAGGTATTTGGATCAATTGTAGCTGATAGATTTACCTCGTGCACCAAGCCTTCATCTTTTTGAATTTGCTGTTGCGGGGTAGTGCTGGTTACGTTGGCGCTGAGCAAGTTACCTTTAACATTCAGCTTCACAACGCAGCCAGGTACAAATGCAGATGAATAAACCTCTTTACCAATTGGCGTGCTTGCGCCATTCACAAACTTGTAAAGCGTAAACTTAACGCCTTCGCCATAGGCTGGCGTACGTTGAATGCGCAGGCCATAGCCGGTCAGCGTTTTGGCATCAAATTTAATATACACATCGGCATATTGCCCGGTCGCACTGCCAAAGCCTTGCCCTGATACTTTATGCGGACTTAGTTTTACCGTAACCGCCATATCGCCATAAGTACCGTCTTGCGCATACAGCAACCGGGCTCCGCGTGCAACGGTGACCAGGCCTATCCGGTCGGCAGTGCCGTCGTCGCCGGGGCCGTAGGTCCAGGCGCTGCCTGTACCTGGCTGCCATTCAAATTCGGCGCCTATATCTGCAGGGCGGTAGGTATCCAGCGTCCACCATCCATTGCGGACGGCCACGCTTCTTTGCACCGCAATGTTTTGGAAATCGGTATGGATGTTTTTAGTTGATACATCTTTCGCCGTTATCTTCCTGCTGATGGCCATTACACCACTGCCGGCTAAACTTGTTGCATGTTTGGGCTCTATTTTGGCCACCAGGTAATATCCCACATCACCGGTTGTTAACGGATACGTTTTTAACGGTTTATTTAACCGGCTCACCGCTACCGGGATGGTGTCCGTTCCTTGTGCAGATGTAGCGCGGTACCAACTGATGAGCGACACATCGGCCCGTTTGCCTATGTTGCTCAAGGCATAGTCAACGCTGATACTGCCATTTGCAGGTTCGTTAACTTTAAATGCACTGGCAAGTGCCGGGGCCGGCAACGGATTGGCTACAACATCAATATAAGCCACACCAACAATTCCGCCGGCGGTTATACCCTGCACATAGGCCCGTTGCGTTTGCTCGGTAGCGTTGTGCCCTGTTACGGTTACGGCGCCGTCGCCATTGTCAGTAAGCGATAGTATTTTAGCATCACTTACACTCCATTTAACCGGCGTGGTTGTCTTTACCCTTTCCGGGTAGATGATGTATGAAACCGGAGTTGATTCCCCTGCCTTCAATTTTGGCTTAGCCGCGCGCAGGTTCAGGCGAAAGGCAAGATTACCGTAGGCCGCCATTTTTAATTTTTGGCCGGCAGGGTCCCAGTCGTCATTCTCGCGCAACAGGTTGTAAATATTATATTCGGCGCCAACTTTATAAGGCTTAAGTGTTTCAGGTGTTAAGGTTACAGACAGGTCTGGCCGGGCTGCACTAACGGCCACCGGCTTGCCATGCAACGTGTTATGATATACATATTGCCTTACATCGTCGTTTAAAACATTGGTCCACTCTAACCGGCCAATATTACCCTCAAACACACCGTCAATAGTAGGGAAGGCGGCATTTCTTTTGGCATAATACACGGTGGCATTGGCCCCGGCATCGCGCAACATCCCAACAAACCGGCAGCCCAGGTAAGCCTGAATAATGGTAGACCCGCCCGGCGAAGGGTGATTGGCATAATAGTTAAAAGTACAATTGCGATAAACGGTTACATCGCCACTGCCTATAGCATCATCAGTACATTGAAAAAAACACTTGTCAAAAAATTCACGGTGAGCCCGCCCTGCAAGCAGGTTCAGAAAACTCACGAAACGGCAGTTTTCAAACAACCATTTATCAGCCCTTTCGGTACCGGCGTTAGTGATGGTTTGCGCCTGGGTAATGGTGGTTTGTCTTTTCGGATAACTCTTGCTCGGGTCAGGACCATAAACCAGGTCGACATTACAATAATTGCCAAAGGTGATATTATATGCATGGAATGCATTACCCAACCCGATCACGTTCCAGTTGCCCCGAGATCCGGCCATTTGCCCTCTGTTGCCCGCAATAATGGTATGTTCAGGATTGTCTGACAGGCCGATCATCGTGATGTTAGCCTGTGGCAATAACAAACCTATCAGATGGTTTTCGGCGTTGTCGCTTTTAGGATCGTCTGTCCAGTAAACGTCGGGCTCCAGATAAACAACAGTTGGCGTGGCCTCTGTCCCGCTTTTGGCATTGGCCGCCAGCTCCTGCAGGCTACCAAAAGTGTATGGTCCGCGGCTCTCCTTTTTCAGTTTGGCATTTACATACAAGGCATGCTCATTCAGCTGAATGGTTTTACCCTGGTATTTGATGGATGTTGCGGGTGCTGTTGCGCCGGACTTGTTGCCCTGGGCAATCAATGCCGTTGGCATAACAAATAACAACATAAGCATCACATACGGACGCAGGCTTGATAATCTCATGTTAGTGGTATTGGGTTACAATTGGTTATTGCAAATTACAACTAATATGGATTGGTCAAGATGCTGGAGCCCGGTTTAATGGGGGCTGGTGGGTAAAAATTAAGTGACAATGGGAAGTATATTTAATAGCAATCAGGCACTTTAAGTCGACCTCACTTTGTATTTCAAATTTTATATTTGATACATGAAGGACAACAAACCTAAACTAACTCTATTTAAATGGATTTCGTTGATCCTGTTAATTATCGGTCTCCTGTTTATCTATTTTATCCCTCGGGCAATTATGTACCCCGATTACGCAATCATTGAGTGGCTCGTTTTCCTATGCATCTTTTTTATAATCCCAATACTAGCCTTAGCTACTTTATGGGGGTTTACTCATAAAGTAACTAAGGCTAGTATTTGTATAGCGCTAGTATTGCCGATGATAATTGGCCCCACGTTCGAATTGTTTCAGAATCATCGCGCAAGGGTGGAATTAAAGAAATATGGAACCTGGACCAACGCTATTGTTATCAATAGGAAGCAGGTAAGTGAGCATGGAGGAGGGTTCCAGCATTGGGCAATAGCATGCAAGTATGTGGTAAACAATCGTACCTACGAAACAAAATTCCACGATGATGAACTGAACATTCACCCAATTGGCGACACCATCAAAATAATTTACAGCAGTAAGTTTCCTAAAATATATTCGCTGAGTGACGAGTGGAAAAACTAATTTGCCTATTAAGGGCAAAACCGCTTCAATTAGCTTTTTTACCCTTAATAAAGTAACAACCTGCGTTACGCCGCCTTCAGCGCAAAGAAGAATGTAGTTCCCTCACCCAGATCAGATTCTACCCAGATACGGCCCTGGTGACGTTCCAATATTCTTTTTACAATGGTGAGGCCCATACCCACACCCTCGTATTGACCGCTGCTGTTATGCAGGCGACTAAAAATCTCGAAGATCTTTTTATGGTTCTCTTTGGCAATACCGATGCCGTTATCGCTTACGGCAAAAATCTGCTCATTGCCTTGTTCAAAGCTGCGTACGGTTAGTTCGGGCGTTTTGTTGCCGCGGTATTTAATGCCGTTGCCCATCAGGTTCTGGAACAGCTGCACCATTTGCACGTAGTTGGCGTCAATCTCAGGCATGCCTTCAATAGTCACTACGGCGCCGCATTCGTTTACTTTGTTTTGCAGATTTCCCAGCGCCTCTTCGGCTGCCTTTTTCATATCTACCTTCACAAAAGCGTCCGTCTGCGAGTCAGTAACGGTATACTGGTAAATGCCCTCAATGGTGTTGGTCATGTTGTAAGATACCTGAGTCAGCATCTGCATAGTTTCCTGCAAATCTTCCGACAGGTCCTCACCCAGCATTTGCAGCGTATTGATCAATAGCACACAAGAAGCAATGGGCGAGCGTAGGTCATGCGCAATGATGTGGGCAAAACGCTCCAGATCCTGATTTTTTAAACGCAGCATCTCCAAGAGGCCGCTGTTGTAAGCTTCCAGCTTTTTGTAGTTGAGTACAGATTTAACGATACTAGGCAAAATGAGCATGTGCTCACCCATGTTTTTATCCTTGATCAGATAATCAGCGGCGCCGGCTTTCATCAGTTCAACCGCTGTTTTTTCTGAGCCCTGGCCCGTGGCTATTACAATCGGGATATCGGCGGCCTTTGCAATGGCAATCGAGTCAAACGCAGTGCCATCGGGCAGGTTAAAGTCAGAAACAATCAGGTCATATTTTTTCTTACCCACCTGCGCCCTCAGCTCTTCAATACTGGATACCACATCGCATTCATACTGCGGATTGAGTTTGATGAACTTACGTTTGATGAAGGTGATATCGATCTCCTCATCTTCCAGGAACAAGATCTTGTTTTGACCACTTAAGGTTAGCTGCTCATTAATTAGTTGTGAAACATGGATCGGCAGTTGCTTTAGATAGTCACCATCAGGATCTTTAACCAGTTCTCTAACCACATGATTTTTGAACGATTGTGAATCCGCATCCTTCAATATCAGCAGCGGAATTTTGGTCAGCTCCAGAAAAGGCGAAAACTGGGTATAAAAGCCCCGGTTAACCAGCGCATCCTGGGCTATTAAGAAATCATTGTTGTAGAGCTTAACAGATTTTTCAAACTCGTCCTGACTGGCGTAGTAGGTTATTTGTGGCTGTTGAAATGCAGCGTTAAGCTCGTTATTAATTAATATTTGCTCTTGTTGATTGGCAATTACGGTTATTCTCAGATTATTCATCATGAGCTATTGCGGTAAAAAGGTATTCGGTAAATGTTCTTAATCAGGCAAGGTTACTCTTGCGATGGCTTGGGCGGTTGGTTC
This region of Mucilaginibacter yixingensis genomic DNA includes:
- a CDS encoding outer membrane beta-barrel protein gives rise to the protein MRKKSILIIITCLFTLKCFAQNTADTTANALSFPSTTGPLTPNPTPFKFDKIYISGVVSGLAQAQNNVARGDKALQTDISNAQIFIQKNTGLIQFFIEAGAYSQPDLGVPYLRSGLNEAAFYGIIPQGYLEIAPSDNFSFMIGKLAAFMGAEPTFSFQNMNIQRGLLWDQSNSVNRGIQVNYSAGPIAIALSYNDGFYSNKYNWLSGTLTYALDKANTFVLMGGGSLSRTNISTSATPLYQNNGQGYNLIYTHTAGSFTILPYLQYTVVPKSALLNTAQTAKTYSAALLVNYSVPHTGFSLPVRVEYVKTTGSAAQGAPNLMYGVGSNAWSATVTPTYQYKRVFVRSEFSYVRAGNITSGMAFGPEGNDAMQSRVLLETGFIF
- a CDS encoding efflux RND transporter permease subunit, with product MINQLISLALKHRYIVLLLAAGLFGWGVWSITQNPVDAIPDLSDNQVIVFTEWAGRSPQLMEDQVTYPLVSNLQGIPKVKAIRATSMFGMSFVYIVFDDKADVYWARSRVLERLNYAQRLLPQGVTPTLGPDGTGVGHILWYTLDAKGMDLGEQRALQDWYVKLGLQTVPGVSEVASFGGFEKQYQVNIDPNKLNYYRIQLSQVLRSIKSNNNDVGGRKFEMNGTGYIVRGLGYIKTLADVENIPVGVNNTVPVTLKDIASVQMGGDERLGIFDRNGDGEAVGGIVVMRYGENADEVIHNVKAKMADLQKGLPDGVKFHIAYDRSELIENAVSSVKHTLIEEMVTVSLIVILFLFSWRSALSIIIQIPITVAVSFILLNAFGISSNIMSLTGIALAIGVIVDNGIVMVENSHRNLSLAGKPNVLDRIGIIERSCKQVGRGVFFSTLIIVTSFLPVFLLHGQEGKLFGPLAWTKTFILAIDAILAVTLTPVLISFFLKGKLRSDERNPLNRGLEKLYRPILDWCMRWRKTTLAINIIALIVSIPLLVSLGSEFMPPLDEGTILFMPVTQPDVSNAQAKQLLQVQDKIIKSVPEVADVLGKAGRASTATDNSPISMTETIILLKPRDQWRKGIDKAGIINELNNKLQIPGVVNGWTQPIINRINMLSTGIRTDVGLKVYGQNLDTINVLANRMKQALAGIDGVKDLYVDPIAGGKYLDITIDKAAIGRYGLNVDDVNEVVESALGGMNLTTTVEGRQRFAINARLAQQYRDNLDDIKRTLVQTPGFGPVPLSSVADIRFSDGPAMIQSENALLRGTVLFNVRGRDLGSTVKDAQDKLNTMLQSLPKGYYIEWSGQYENLIRAEGTLKLILPIVLVIIFACLYFAFKSAREAFFSLISIPFALIGGAYMVWAFGVHLSVAVAVGFIALFGIAVETGIVMVIYLNDAMQQLVAAKGNSRETITREDLRYYVMNGAVKRLRPKLMTVCVALFGLVPVLWATGTGSDVMRPIVLPMIGGVLTSSTHILLVTPLIFLMVKEYELRKHGKLDILEVKE
- a CDS encoding heavy metal-binding domain-containing protein; this encodes MKKVMLMAAAILFSAVTVFAANPTTGKVAVDTTKKAKPVKVQYTCTMHPEVLSDKPGKCPKCGMTLVKKADTKKKPAEKMKM
- a CDS encoding hybrid sensor histidine kinase/response regulator → MMNNLRITVIANQQEQILINNELNAAFQQPQITYYASQDEFEKSVKLYNNDFLIAQDALVNRGFYTQFSPFLELTKIPLLILKDADSQSFKNHVVRELVKDPDGDYLKQLPIHVSQLINEQLTLSGQNKILFLEDEEIDITFIKRKFIKLNPQYECDVVSSIEELRAQVGKKKYDLIVSDFNLPDGTAFDSIAIAKAADIPIVIATGQGSEKTAVELMKAGAADYLIKDKNMGEHMLILPSIVKSVLNYKKLEAYNSGLLEMLRLKNQDLERFAHIIAHDLRSPIASCVLLINTLQMLGEDLSEDLQETMQMLTQVSYNMTNTIEGIYQYTVTDSQTDAFVKVDMKKAAEEALGNLQNKVNECGAVVTIEGMPEIDANYVQMVQLFQNLMGNGIKYRGNKTPELTVRSFEQGNEQIFAVSDNGIGIAKENHKKIFEIFSRLHNSSGQYEGVGMGLTIVKRILERHQGRIWVESDLGEGTTFFFALKAA